The following proteins are encoded in a genomic region of Candidatus Neomarinimicrobiota bacterium:
- a CDS encoding flagellar protein FliS yields MFQSLVSKHGPEKDPYLKQKVLSASPEQLVSYIYDVVLVACERKDQERALRGLSGLIRALNFDYKDIAVPMYQLYQYCVEKARNKEFDEVESLIRGLKMAWVEAMKVN; encoded by the coding sequence TTGTTTCAATCCCTAGTTTCGAAGCATGGTCCTGAAAAGGATCCTTATCTGAAGCAAAAAGTGCTCTCTGCCAGTCCGGAACAGCTCGTTTCTTACATCTATGACGTTGTTCTGGTGGCCTGTGAGCGCAAGGACCAGGAACGGGCGCTCCGCGGACTATCGGGACTGATCCGGGCACTAAATTTTGATTACAAGGACATTGCCGTACCCATGTACCAACTGTACCAGTACTGTGTGGAAAAGGCCCGCAATAAAGAGTTCGACGAGGTCGAGTCCCTTATCCGGGGTCTGAAGATGGCCTGGGTTGAAGCGATGAAGGTCAACTGA
- a CDS encoding flagellin, with product MSFTRINANIAALNSFNALLSVNKRVAQGLLRLSTGKRINSVGDDPAGFSLARSIESRVRGLTQALANVGTAKSVLSIAEGAYLAIADLLQIIKEKAVQAADDSFNATQKSAIQQQIDALIAEIDDIVGETEFQGTKLVDGSFSSAVFQTGPSAGDVFNVALEDADSAALSINALAVSDAAAASTAISLIDAAIDTLNGVAQDVGEFMIRLDSKETTLGVAITNNEATRSRIEDADFAQEQMDLIRAQIVQQTAFASFAQANAAPQLVLSLFR from the coding sequence ATGAGTTTCACCCGAATTAACGCTAACATAGCCGCGTTGAATTCATTCAATGCGTTGCTTTCTGTCAACAAGCGCGTTGCACAAGGTTTGCTGCGCCTGTCGACAGGCAAGCGCATCAACAGCGTGGGCGACGATCCGGCCGGTTTCTCGCTGGCTCGTTCCATCGAGTCGCGCGTACGGGGACTTACGCAAGCGCTAGCGAACGTGGGTACTGCCAAGAGTGTACTCTCCATCGCGGAGGGCGCCTACCTGGCCATCGCCGACCTGCTCCAGATCATCAAGGAGAAGGCGGTGCAGGCAGCTGACGATAGCTTCAACGCCACCCAAAAATCCGCCATTCAGCAGCAGATTGATGCCTTGATCGCAGAAATCGACGACATCGTCGGCGAAACCGAGTTCCAGGGCACCAAACTGGTGGATGGATCCTTCAGCTCCGCCGTCTTCCAGACGGGCCCTTCGGCGGGTGACGTGTTTAATGTCGCCCTCGAAGATGCCGATTCGGCCGCGCTGTCGATTAACGCACTGGCGGTGTCGGATGCAGCTGCCGCTTCAACGGCTATCAGTCTTATTGATGCTGCCATCGATACGCTTAACGGCGTGGCACAGGACGTTGGCGAGTTCATGATCCGACTGGACTCCAAGGAGACTACCTTGGGTGTAGCGATAACCAACAACGAAGCGACGCGAAGCCGGATCGAAGATGCGGACTTCGCGCAGGAGCAGATGGATTTGATCCGCGCTCAGATTGTCCAGCAAACGGCGTTCGCCTCATTCGCCCAGGCTAATGCGGCACCCCAGCTGGTCTTATCGCTCTTCCGGTAA
- a CDS encoding glycosyltransferase, with the protein MRQRLGYRKFASPPFRFLFLKYDYFGQVHLVNALRRQGHGVTELPPPHPATAEASLDQILKQAAEHQADALITMNNMGLDDLGVMTTELSRLGLPTIQWFVDNYRFTGPHFAGDTPELVLALSTDRRLVPVLGAAGFPHVDYLPLAADIGFTAIRFDERYTFLRDRVSYVGGTFSKMVANFHSADHDRLYRQWRPDFAAEKAARGSLDLEATFAPYRQRFPDRDAYHSFMAYVVFQETRRYRAGRLKGLLEEPLTVFGTDDWLEFLPEDVVHKPVAYHLETPNVYRNSAVNLSLTTFQQEAALNQRLFDVPLCNGFILSDWQESLAEHFEPGEELIVFHDDDELRDKVRYYLGHPEARERVVQKARDRILREHLMEHRVTTMLDLAAGIFA; encoded by the coding sequence GTGAGGCAGCGGCTCGGCTACCGCAAATTTGCGTCCCCACCCTTTCGGTTCCTGTTCTTGAAGTACGACTACTTCGGGCAGGTCCACCTGGTGAATGCGCTGCGCCGCCAGGGGCACGGCGTGACCGAGCTGCCGCCACCCCATCCAGCCACCGCAGAGGCAAGCCTTGACCAGATTCTCAAGCAAGCGGCTGAACATCAGGCCGATGCGCTGATCACGATGAACAATATGGGCTTGGACGATCTCGGGGTGATGACCACGGAACTGTCCCGGCTTGGCCTGCCCACCATCCAATGGTTTGTGGATAACTACCGGTTCACTGGGCCCCACTTCGCGGGTGATACCCCTGAGCTGGTGCTGGCGCTGTCCACTGACCGGCGCCTGGTGCCCGTGCTGGGTGCTGCGGGTTTCCCCCATGTAGACTACCTGCCGCTGGCTGCTGATATCGGCTTCACAGCCATACGCTTCGATGAGCGCTACACCTTTCTGCGGGACAGGGTTTCCTACGTGGGCGGGACCTTCAGCAAGATGGTGGCCAATTTTCACAGTGCGGACCACGACCGCCTTTACCGGCAGTGGCGGCCCGATTTTGCGGCCGAGAAAGCGGCCCGGGGCAGCCTTGATTTGGAGGCCACCTTCGCCCCCTACCGCCAGCGATTCCCTGACCGGGACGCATACCACAGCTTCATGGCATACGTAGTTTTTCAGGAGACCCGACGCTACCGCGCCGGGCGGCTGAAAGGCCTGCTGGAGGAGCCCCTCACGGTATTCGGTACGGATGACTGGCTCGAATTCCTTCCTGAGGACGTTGTGCACAAACCGGTGGCTTACCACTTGGAAACGCCCAATGTCTATCGGAACAGCGCGGTGAATCTCAGCCTGACGACCTTTCAGCAGGAGGCGGCCCTGAACCAGCGGCTGTTTGACGTGCCGCTCTGTAACGGGTTCATACTCTCGGACTGGCAGGAATCGCTGGCAGAGCACTTCGAGCCCGGCGAAGAGCTGATCGTTTTTCACGATGATGATGAGTTACGGGACAAAGTACGTTACTATCTGGGGCACCCGGAAGCCCGGGAGCGGGTAGTCCAGAAGGCGCGGGACCGGATACTACGGGAGCACCTCATGGAGCACCGGGTGACGACCATGCTTGATCTGGCGGCCGGAATCTTTGCATAG
- a CDS encoding glycosyltransferase yields MPPPPNLKAHFGYPKFASPPYRILFPHIPDNELNVQRMLLAELRRRGHEVVEQPFQHGLAPEEALSAMLRAAAEVRPDGVLTLNDLGLDNQGRTTTVLSELGLPVITWYLDNHLFTGATFEDSPPEWAIAFTYERQLEVSLRAAGFRHVFYLPLASDPALAAAHDQGRFHALNDKVSYVGDTFARAAGEFHEDRFEAQYADWRPDFGAQKEALGRIDLAGLFAPFRERFTTRESFHRFMAYVVAKETLHYRAAQLSSLAEDDLVVFGPADWKEHLPEEIVRPAAGYWNETPLIYRHSAVNLSLTTLQHETALNQRYYDVPLCGGFLLGEWQTSLPEQFEPGVEAVSFRDRDELVDKARYYRNHPDERQAIALRGRERVLKDHLIEHRVAALLTEVERVCRG; encoded by the coding sequence ATGCCACCCCCACCGAACCTGAAAGCGCACTTCGGTTACCCGAAATTCGCCTCCCCGCCGTACCGCATCCTGTTCCCCCATATTCCGGACAATGAGCTCAATGTTCAGCGCATGCTGCTGGCAGAGCTGCGCCGCAGGGGGCACGAGGTTGTGGAGCAGCCGTTTCAGCATGGCTTGGCTCCGGAGGAAGCGCTGAGTGCCATGCTGCGGGCGGCGGCAGAGGTACGCCCCGATGGCGTGCTGACGCTGAATGATTTGGGTCTGGATAATCAGGGGCGAACGACCACGGTGTTGTCGGAGCTGGGCCTGCCGGTCATCACCTGGTACCTGGACAACCACCTGTTCACGGGAGCCACATTTGAGGATTCGCCGCCGGAGTGGGCCATTGCCTTCACCTACGAGCGCCAGCTTGAGGTCAGCCTGCGGGCGGCAGGGTTCCGGCACGTGTTCTATCTTCCGCTGGCCAGCGACCCGGCCCTGGCTGCTGCCCATGATCAAGGACGCTTCCACGCCCTCAACGACAAGGTCTCATACGTAGGTGATACCTTTGCCCGTGCCGCTGGGGAGTTCCATGAAGACCGCTTCGAAGCCCAATATGCCGACTGGAGACCAGATTTCGGCGCTCAGAAGGAGGCGTTGGGCCGCATCGACCTGGCCGGACTGTTTGCGCCTTTCCGGGAGCGGTTCACGACGCGGGAGTCGTTCCATCGTTTCATGGCCTATGTGGTAGCGAAGGAGACCCTCCACTACCGTGCCGCACAGCTGAGCAGCCTGGCGGAAGACGATCTTGTGGTCTTCGGTCCGGCCGACTGGAAAGAGCACCTTCCAGAAGAAATTGTGCGGCCCGCGGCCGGGTATTGGAATGAGACACCCCTCATCTACCGCCACAGCGCCGTCAACCTGAGCCTCACGACGCTGCAGCACGAAACGGCCCTCAACCAGCGCTACTACGATGTACCGCTATGCGGTGGCTTTCTACTGGGCGAGTGGCAGACATCACTGCCGGAACAGTTCGAACCGGGGGTGGAGGCGGTCAGCTTTCGCGATCGGGATGAGCTGGTGGATAAGGCGCGGTACTATCGTAACCACCCTGACGAGCGGCAGGCCATCGCTTTGCGGGGCCGTGAGCGTGTCCTGAAAGACCACCTCATCGAGCACCGGGTAGCGGCCCTGCTGACGGAGGTAGAGCGCGTATGCAGGGGTTGA
- a CDS encoding tetratricopeptide repeat protein, whose amino-acid sequence MHRSGTSMVARLLNICGLNLGPDERLMPADEGNPAGYWQNLDMDQLTEDVLAHLAGGWDFLLPPLPKGWEQQADLAPYRKRARALLEARSMAEPWGWKDPRCSLTLPFWKSELPGLKVVVCLRNPVEASRSLAKQVGSSDAFNYNLWLHYHQQIQADTDADERILTHYDMYFADPAGELRRVVAWLGWQVSDEQINRACQTISGSLRKHRLTRTDLAAVRVPQTVAETYGALCGQGGPALEEARDNGLIPALSDRIAAEFRLPDTDTSSPAQQKEAEAAFESAQLLVEQGQPEEAARLLAAAVARHPFHARAQNDLGVLHLTMDDYEQAVNHLGIAVQLDPDNADVLKNLAGAYQKVGRTEDAIQTFLDIVHQHPRDVEALYWLGTACAELGQTEQAAKLFARVLDLQPEHSGARAGLTALN is encoded by the coding sequence ATGCACCGGTCCGGTACCTCCATGGTGGCCCGACTCCTGAATATCTGCGGCCTGAACCTGGGACCGGATGAGCGCCTCATGCCGGCCGACGAGGGCAATCCTGCCGGGTACTGGCAGAACCTGGACATGGACCAGCTTACGGAAGACGTTCTGGCCCACCTGGCAGGTGGCTGGGACTTTCTTCTGCCGCCCCTGCCCAAGGGGTGGGAGCAACAAGCCGATCTGGCGCCGTACCGAAAGCGGGCCAGGGCGCTGCTGGAGGCCAGGTCCATGGCCGAACCGTGGGGCTGGAAAGACCCCCGTTGCAGCCTCACCCTGCCGTTCTGGAAATCCGAGCTGCCGGGGCTGAAAGTGGTTGTATGCCTGCGCAATCCGGTGGAAGCATCCCGCTCCCTCGCCAAGCAGGTGGGCAGCAGTGACGCATTCAACTACAACCTGTGGCTCCATTACCACCAGCAGATCCAGGCCGACACCGATGCGGATGAGCGAATCTTAACGCACTATGATATGTACTTTGCAGACCCAGCCGGCGAACTGAGGCGAGTCGTAGCATGGCTGGGTTGGCAGGTGTCCGACGAGCAGATTAACCGAGCCTGCCAGACCATCTCAGGGTCCCTGCGCAAGCACCGCCTCACGAGAACCGATCTGGCAGCTGTCCGGGTGCCGCAGACCGTTGCGGAGACTTATGGAGCCCTTTGCGGCCAGGGGGGGCCGGCGTTGGAGGAGGCCAGGGATAACGGTCTCATACCGGCTCTCAGCGACAGGATTGCCGCTGAGTTTCGGCTTCCGGATACCGATACGAGCTCCCCAGCGCAGCAAAAGGAGGCCGAGGCGGCTTTTGAATCAGCGCAGCTGCTTGTCGAACAGGGCCAACCCGAGGAAGCGGCTCGGCTGCTGGCGGCGGCGGTGGCCAGGCATCCGTTTCACGCTCGGGCCCAGAACGATCTGGGGGTGCTGCACCTGACCATGGACGACTACGAGCAAGCCGTGAACCACCTGGGAATCGCCGTGCAGCTGGACCCCGACAACGCCGATGTCTTAAAAAACCTGGCCGGTGCCTACCAAAAAGTGGGCCGCACCGAGGACGCTATCCAGACCTTCCTGGATATCGTTCACCAGCACCCCCGTGATGTGGAGGCGCTGTACTGGCTGGGTACAGCCTGCGCGGAATTGGGCCAGACGGAGCAGGCTGCCAAGCTATTTGCACGGGTCCTGGACCTGCAGCCGGAGCATAGCGGCGCCCGGGCTGGATTGACGGCGCTGAACTAG
- a CDS encoding ATP-dependent 6-phosphofructokinase — translation MRIGILTGGGDGPGLNAVIRGLVLTGVKQYGYEFIGFRDGWAGPVKNLTLPLSRDAVRGGHAAGGTMLGTSRTNPLKEAGAIDKIRANLDVNGVDVLVAIGGDDTLGVAAKLVEAGIHIIGVPKTIDNDLSATDYTFGFDTAVANATAAIDALRTTADSHHRVFVVEVMGRHAGWIALHSGIAGGADYTMLPERETDLLQLCAAIQREYGDGRKNYALVVVSEGARLANMEEFALQDESRDAFGNVRLGGIGKLVARLIERETGRETRVVVLGHTQRGGSPTAHDRVLSTRYGNFAARMIHDGAFGQMAALQGDAIVAVPLAAATLETKVVGQDWIELLEVLQA, via the coding sequence ATGCGCATTGGGATTCTCACGGGCGGGGGCGATGGCCCCGGCCTGAATGCAGTCATCCGCGGGCTGGTTCTCACCGGGGTGAAGCAGTACGGCTACGAATTTATCGGCTTTCGCGACGGCTGGGCCGGCCCGGTCAAGAATCTCACCCTGCCCCTATCCCGGGATGCTGTGCGTGGAGGCCACGCGGCGGGTGGCACCATGCTGGGCACCAGCCGCACCAATCCTCTTAAAGAAGCCGGCGCAATCGATAAAATCAGGGCCAACCTGGATGTCAACGGCGTAGACGTCCTTGTGGCTATTGGTGGCGACGACACATTGGGTGTGGCGGCCAAGCTGGTTGAAGCTGGCATTCATATCATCGGTGTGCCCAAAACCATCGACAACGACCTGAGCGCCACCGATTACACCTTCGGGTTCGACACTGCCGTGGCCAACGCAACCGCGGCCATTGACGCGCTACGCACCACCGCGGACAGTCACCATCGTGTCTTTGTGGTAGAGGTCATGGGCCGCCATGCCGGCTGGATTGCACTCCACTCAGGCATTGCCGGTGGCGCCGACTATACCATGTTGCCGGAGCGGGAGACAGATCTGCTCCAGTTGTGTGCTGCCATACAGCGTGAATACGGCGATGGGCGCAAGAACTATGCGCTGGTGGTGGTTTCAGAAGGTGCTCGCCTGGCAAACATGGAGGAATTCGCACTCCAGGACGAATCCCGGGATGCATTCGGTAATGTGAGGCTGGGGGGCATCGGCAAGCTGGTGGCCAGACTGATCGAAAGAGAGACCGGACGGGAGACCCGGGTCGTGGTATTGGGCCACACCCAGCGCGGTGGTTCTCCCACGGCTCACGACCGGGTGCTCTCCACCCGCTACGGCAACTTCGCTGCCCGCATGATCCATGATGGGGCGTTTGGCCAGATGGCGGCCCTCCAGGGTGATGCTATTGTGGCCGTCCCGCTGGCTGCGGCGACCCTCGAGACCAAAGTGGTGGGGCAGGATTGGATCGAGCTCCTGGAAGTCCTGCAGGCCTGA
- a CDS encoding TfoX/Sxy family DNA transformation protein, translated as MTQRSSTVPAEGLSRLINLGPASAGWLKAVGISNLDDLKSHDPVELYATLKQRGYPASLNLVHAIRAASMGIHWTAFAVEIKNVLKVSVRLTNLGLDQL; from the coding sequence GTGACCCAGCGCTCCAGCACCGTGCCAGCCGAGGGACTCAGCCGCCTGATAAACCTGGGTCCCGCCTCAGCGGGTTGGCTTAAAGCCGTTGGCATCTCGAACCTCGATGACCTTAAATCGCACGATCCAGTGGAACTGTATGCCACTTTGAAGCAGAGGGGCTACCCCGCCAGTCTGAATCTGGTTCATGCCATCCGTGCCGCCAGCATGGGTATCCACTGGACGGCCTTTGCGGTTGAGATAAAGAATGTACTCAAAGTTTCCGTTAGATTGACAAACTTGGGGCTCGATCAACTTTGA
- a CDS encoding dimethylargininase — protein MTLALTHSVPADINACELTYIERRPIDVALAEQQHLNYRKTLSELGVEVVNLSINKDFPDAVFVEDAAVVVDEMAIMTLPGAKSRRGELAAWETELAKYRKITHLQPPATLDGGDVLRIGKRLFVGRSARTNEEGIRGLGQVLHPLGYHVVPVEIHDVLHLKTTCTALDNETVLVNPIWLDTLPLVEAGFQIVEVAHGENWAANVLPVNGRVLLGAGNPYTSEKLVRLGYAVEPVDIREFEKAEGSLSCLSIIFEQQP, from the coding sequence TTGACGCTTGCCCTCACCCATAGCGTCCCTGCCGATATCAATGCATGCGAACTGACTTATATTGAGCGGCGTCCAATCGATGTGGCGCTGGCGGAGCAGCAGCATCTGAACTACCGCAAAACTTTATCGGAACTGGGAGTGGAGGTTGTAAACCTAAGCATCAACAAGGATTTCCCTGATGCGGTATTTGTTGAGGATGCTGCCGTGGTCGTGGACGAAATGGCCATAATGACGCTGCCGGGTGCCAAATCCCGGCGCGGCGAACTGGCCGCATGGGAAACAGAGCTGGCGAAGTACCGCAAAATAACTCACCTCCAACCTCCCGCGACGTTGGATGGGGGTGACGTCCTGCGGATCGGCAAGCGGCTGTTTGTGGGCCGGTCAGCCCGGACCAATGAGGAAGGTATTCGCGGTCTCGGGCAAGTGCTGCACCCCTTGGGGTATCACGTGGTGCCCGTGGAGATTCACGATGTGCTGCACCTGAAAACCACCTGCACCGCACTGGACAACGAGACGGTCCTGGTGAATCCCATTTGGCTGGATACCCTTCCCCTTGTGGAGGCGGGTTTTCAAATCGTGGAGGTGGCCCACGGTGAGAACTGGGCCGCGAACGTCCTACCCGTTAACGGCCGGGTGCTGCTGGGCGCGGGCAACCCATACACGTCAGAAAAACTGGTGCGTCTGGGCTACGCTGTAGAACCGGTTGACATTCGGGAGTTCGAGAAGGCCGAAGGGTCGCTGAGTTGCTTGAGCATCATCTTCGAGCAGCAGCCCTGA
- the rpiA gene encoding ribose-5-phosphate isomerase RpiA — translation MAQDDLKRLAALAALDYLGAGAIIGVGSGTTSDHFIAALGTSGIPIAGAVASSEATAQRLKEHGLPVVALGAAGQPSVYVDGADEADGRRRLIKGGGGALTREKVLAAASDRFVCIVDETKLVDRLGAFPLPVEVIPFARAYVVVALTELGGDPVLREGYVTDNGNEILDVRGLVLDDPASLEAQLNQIAGVVSNGLFARRPADILLVGTPGGVKTIL, via the coding sequence ATGGCTCAAGATGACCTCAAACGGCTCGCCGCCCTAGCCGCCCTGGACTATCTGGGGGCAGGCGCTATTATCGGCGTGGGGAGCGGCACCACCAGCGACCATTTCATCGCGGCGCTGGGCACCAGCGGAATCCCTATAGCTGGGGCGGTCGCCAGTTCAGAAGCTACCGCCCAGCGCCTGAAGGAGCATGGCCTGCCCGTCGTGGCCTTGGGCGCTGCAGGTCAGCCCTCAGTCTACGTGGACGGCGCCGATGAGGCCGACGGCCGGCGGCGTCTCATTAAGGGTGGCGGTGGCGCGCTGACCCGCGAGAAGGTGCTGGCCGCAGCCAGTGACCGGTTTGTCTGCATTGTGGATGAAACCAAACTGGTGGATCGGCTGGGCGCTTTTCCCCTGCCCGTTGAAGTTATCCCGTTTGCCCGGGCTTACGTGGTTGTAGCGCTCACGGAGTTGGGTGGCGACCCCGTCCTACGTGAAGGCTATGTCACCGACAATGGCAATGAGATTCTCGATGTGCGGGGTCTGGTTTTGGACGATCCCGCCAGCTTGGAAGCCCAGCTCAATCAGATCGCCGGTGTGGTGAGCAACGGCCTGTTTGCCCGCCGTCCCGCCGACATCCTGCTGGTGGGGACACCAGGCGGTGTCAAGACTATCTTATAG
- the hemA gene encoding glutamyl-tRNA reductase has product MQPIPTDLEPTPSGKSLLSALRFLGISHREFNVDVRSRYALTAGQIEELHSSLREVTGVQGCLVLSTCNRTEFILDGGDIDGIKALLSEYYSLDRAELEQHLRVATGWSVVKHIFRLASGLESLVLGETQIVSQIKSSVKISEGAGSLSPLLAKVYQGAFKAGKRVRRQTALSNGSASVSHTALIMARDYLGSLRERSALVVGTGSMGRSVVHNLREKGLADVAVTNRTRQSAEDFAREVNGTLIPWEQLGAALAGRDIIIACTSAGKTIITDAMLPPDSTRQQLYLDLSVPPNIEPALANRPGVRRIDLDYIQAHIDSLMVTREEEVPVAEALVAEELLNFHYRQILDIASPAIAQLHSEYETIRQEELQRFNLNGEEHLRAMLETFSQRLVKRLAVRPLEIFRQQVEASTRSLDGDPESNA; this is encoded by the coding sequence ATGCAGCCCATCCCCACAGATTTGGAACCTACCCCCAGCGGCAAATCGCTGCTCTCAGCGCTACGTTTTCTGGGGATCAGCCATCGTGAATTCAATGTAGATGTCCGTAGCCGGTATGCTCTCACCGCTGGGCAGATTGAAGAGCTCCACTCCAGCCTGCGAGAGGTAACCGGGGTGCAAGGCTGCCTGGTCCTCTCTACCTGTAACCGGACCGAGTTCATCCTTGATGGTGGCGACATCGATGGGATCAAGGCGCTGCTGAGCGAGTATTATTCGCTGGATCGCGCCGAGCTGGAGCAGCACCTTCGGGTAGCCACCGGATGGAGCGTGGTCAAGCACATCTTCCGGCTGGCCAGCGGGCTGGAATCGTTGGTCCTGGGCGAAACGCAGATTGTCAGCCAGATCAAATCATCGGTGAAAATCAGCGAAGGTGCCGGCAGCCTCTCACCCCTGCTGGCAAAAGTCTACCAGGGCGCCTTCAAGGCCGGCAAACGGGTCCGCCGCCAGACCGCTCTGTCTAACGGGTCGGCCTCCGTATCTCACACGGCACTCATCATGGCCCGGGACTATCTTGGCTCGCTGAGGGAACGCTCGGCGCTGGTGGTGGGCACCGGCAGCATGGGCCGCAGCGTGGTACATAACCTGCGGGAAAAGGGGCTGGCCGATGTGGCCGTAACCAACCGTACCCGACAGTCCGCAGAGGACTTTGCGCGCGAGGTGAACGGCACGCTGATTCCGTGGGAGCAATTGGGCGCCGCCCTTGCCGGGCGGGACATCATCATCGCCTGTACGTCGGCAGGAAAGACCATCATCACTGATGCCATGCTGCCGCCTGACTCGACCCGCCAGCAGCTCTACCTTGATCTCTCCGTCCCGCCCAACATTGAACCAGCGCTGGCCAACCGGCCCGGCGTCCGGCGCATCGACCTGGACTATATCCAGGCGCACATCGATTCCCTCATGGTGACCCGGGAGGAGGAGGTACCGGTGGCCGAGGCCCTAGTCGCGGAGGAACTGCTGAACTTCCATTACCGGCAGATACTGGACATCGCCTCCCCGGCCATTGCCCAGCTGCACTCGGAATACGAAACGATCCGGCAGGAGGAGTTGCAGCGCTTCAACCTCAACGGTGAGGAACATCTGCGCGCCATGCTGGAGACCTTTAGCCAGCGCCTGGTGAAGCGTCTGGCGGTACGGCCGCTGGAAATATTCCGGCAGCAGGTGGAGGCCAGCACCCGGTCGCTTGATGGGGACCCCGAATCCAACGCGTGA
- the hemC gene encoding hydroxymethylbilane synthase encodes MGTPNPTRDPSQGDVRLGSRGSPLALWQAGQAADALQAHYPELNIATVVVKTSGDRDQSTPLDHLPHPGYFTKELEASLLAGAIDVAVHSLKDMAAKVGEPFQVAAILPRGPAGDVLVLHPRHADEQALPPKPAILTGSVRRAQQLRTLYPGCQVLPVRGNIHTRLRKLGEQQVDALVMAAAALDRLGITGYTTVALPLDKMIPAPGQGAIALETLADRVDLTALLNPLESPAARRATDMERHFAYLLEGGCSLPLGAHAWVDSGGGAMVFLASLGPDSDALPVYQRMEVSAGDDPIEAAAMMANRFKNIGTRA; translated from the coding sequence ATGGGGACCCCGAATCCAACGCGTGACCCCTCGCAGGGGGATGTTCGTCTCGGCAGCCGTGGCAGCCCCCTGGCGCTCTGGCAGGCCGGCCAAGCCGCCGACGCCCTGCAGGCGCACTACCCTGAACTGAACATAGCCACCGTGGTCGTCAAGACCAGCGGTGACCGCGATCAGTCGACCCCCCTGGACCATTTGCCCCACCCCGGGTACTTTACCAAAGAACTGGAAGCGAGCCTACTTGCCGGAGCGATCGACGTAGCTGTGCACTCCCTCAAGGACATGGCGGCTAAGGTGGGCGAGCCGTTCCAGGTGGCGGCCATTCTCCCCCGAGGACCGGCCGGGGACGTGCTGGTATTGCATCCCCGCCACGCCGATGAACAGGCCTTGCCCCCAAAACCTGCGATCCTCACCGGGTCGGTGCGCCGCGCCCAGCAGTTGAGAACGCTTTACCCCGGCTGCCAGGTGCTCCCGGTAAGGGGCAACATCCACACCCGTCTGCGCAAACTTGGCGAGCAGCAGGTCGACGCACTGGTCATGGCCGCTGCGGCCCTGGACCGGCTCGGCATTACTGGTTACACGACGGTAGCCCTGCCCCTGGATAAGATGATTCCCGCGCCGGGTCAAGGCGCCATCGCCCTGGAGACGTTGGCGGACCGCGTTGATCTGACCGCCCTGCTCAACCCGCTGGAATCGCCCGCTGCCCGCCGCGCAACCGATATGGAGCGCCATTTCGCTTACCTGCTGGAGGGGGGCTGCTCGCTGCCGCTGGGCGCCCACGCCTGGGTCGATTCCGGCGGGGGCGCTATGGTTTTTCTCGCCTCCCTGGGCCCGGACAGCGACGCGCTGCCGGTCTACCAACGGATGGAAGTATCCGCTGGCGATGATCCCATCGAGGCGGCGGCGATGATGGCGAACCGCTTCAAGAACATAGGAACACGTGCATGA
- a CDS encoding uroporphyrinogen-III synthase, with protein MTHPPTILWTLSSPPPELPHPGLRLVHVPFLRIEHLRNAVDPGRLERCGSVIVTSANAIPGLAPHIQRLARLPFYAVGAAAATALRTVGAASVTTPPEATGRSLVQLLRAEPPAPDVLFPRGTRGGEPVLDYLDGAGLSYYSPVVYRSEPRSAGEITAELPHNNLSAVVLGSPSAADVWREVAPQVSEMRLCTIGPTTSAACYEHGLQVWLQAESGSVHDLIRRLTHHFQPAGRAA; from the coding sequence ATGACGCACCCGCCCACAATTCTGTGGACCCTCAGCTCGCCGCCACCCGAGCTACCCCATCCAGGGCTCCGCCTTGTGCACGTCCCTTTTCTGCGCATCGAGCACCTGCGGAACGCAGTGGACCCGGGGCGGCTGGAACGCTGCGGCAGCGTGATCGTCACCAGCGCGAACGCTATCCCCGGGCTGGCGCCTCACATTCAGCGTCTTGCCCGCCTGCCGTTTTATGCGGTTGGCGCGGCTGCGGCCACGGCGCTGCGCACGGTGGGTGCCGCGTCCGTCACGACACCACCGGAAGCTACTGGGCGGTCGCTGGTACAGCTGCTACGCGCCGAGCCCCCGGCCCCCGACGTACTATTCCCCCGCGGCACCCGTGGCGGCGAGCCCGTACTCGACTATTTGGACGGAGCCGGGCTGTCGTACTACAGCCCGGTCGTATATCGCAGTGAACCGCGCTCTGCAGGCGAAATCACCGCCGAACTGCCGCATAACAACCTTTCCGCGGTGGTGCTGGGCAGCCCCTCGGCGGCAGATGTGTGGCGCGAGGTTGCACCGCAGGTGTCGGAGATGCGCCTCTGTACCATTGGACCCACAACTTCTGCGGCCTGCTATGAGCACGGGCTCCAGGTCTGGCTGCAGGCCGAGAGCGGCTCCGTACACGACTTGATACGCCGGTTGACCCACCACTTCCAGCCGGCAGGCCGGGCGGCGTGA